In a single window of the Diospyros lotus cultivar Yz01 chromosome 10, ASM1463336v1, whole genome shotgun sequence genome:
- the LOC127811222 gene encoding exopolygalacturonase-like, translating to MLAFKVISLAVYAVVSLLIFLDVTASVDHIYRGAPEYPSPATQDDPSPELPGVNWAPDDDDDDERSRVFDVTGYGAVADGATETSSAFLAAWEDACAYNGNATLLVPNGAFFIGPVTLEGPCYNNQSPRISLRGTLKAPSSLNAFPTSSWIVFRGLQNFDLTGETGTATIDGQGMEAWALGSSDKIDKPRNRPTSMKFVNISGGTISSIALLNSKNFHMSFLHCKDIVVDGVEIRAPWDSPNTDGIHISSSCNINITNSTIGVGDDCVSIGPGNANILVLNVTCGPGHGISVGSLGKYPNEENVTGVLVKNCTIRGTQNGVRVKTWPGSPPSMASNLTFQDIVMINVSNPIIIDQEYCPSHTCLNFKPSDVKLSNIYFRNIKGTSRTKYGVTLVCSSNVACENVHFVDVKLNHTAEDCSLSETGLILKGALQDVEFLL from the exons atgttggctTTCAAGGTTATTAGTTTAGCTGTTTATGCAGTTGtttctcttcttattttcttagaTGTTACAGCTTCTGTAGACCACATTTATCGTGGAGCACCCGAGTATCCATCTCCGGCAACTCAAGATGATCCATCACCTGAGCTACCCGGAGTGAATTGGGCACCggatgacgatgatgatgatgagcgGTCCAGAGTGTTTGATGTCACTGGCTATGGAGCAGTTGCTGATGGCGCAACAGAGACTAGCTCA GCATTTTTAGCAGCATGGGAAGATGCCTGTGCTTACAATGGCAATGCCACATTACTTGTACCAAATGGGGCATTCTTTATAGGGCCAGTCACGTTGGAAGGTCCTTGCTACAACAACCAGTCCCCAAGAATCAGCCTTAGAGGGACTTTGAAGGCTCCCTCAAGCCTCAATGCTTTCCCCACCTCTAGCTGGATCGTGTTCAGAGGGCTGCAGAATTTCGATCTGACCGGCGAAACTGGCACAGCGACGATAGATGGCCAGGGAATGGAAGCTTGGGCACTTGGTAGCTCCGATAAGATAGATAAGCCTCGTAATCGTCCTACT TCCATGAAATTTGTGAATATTTCTGGTGGGACTATCAGCAGCATTGCCCTGTTGAACAGTAAGAACTTCCACATGAGCTTCTTACACTGCAAGGACATTGTTGTCGATGGGGTGGAGATTCGCGCTCCTTGGGACAGCCCCAACACTGATGGCATCCACATTAGTTCTTCGTGTAATATCAACATTACGAATTCGACCATTGGAGTGGGGGATGACTGTGTCTCCATTGGACCCGGCAATGCCAACATCTTGGTTCTTAATGTTACATGTGGTCCGGGACATGGAATCAG TGTGGGGAGCCTGGGAAAGTACCCGAACGAGGAGAATGTGACAGGGGTCTTGGTCAAGAACTGCACCATCAGAGGCACTCAAAATGGTGTGAGGGTGAAAACATGGCCTGGATCACCACCAAGCATGGCTTCTAACTTGACATTCCAGGACATTGTCATGATCAATGTCTCAAACCCAATAATCATAGATCAAGAGTACTGCCCTAGCCACACCTGCCTTAACTTCAAG CCCTCAGATGTAAAGCTCAGTAACATCTACTTTAGGAACATCAAGGGCACTTCCCGCACCAAATATGGAGTAACCCTAGTTTGCAGTTCCAATGTGGCTTGTGAAAATGTGCACTTCGTTGATGTGAAGCTGAACCACACAGCAGAAGACTGCAGCCTTTCGGAAACTGGCCTTATTTTGAAGGGTGCCCTTCAAGATGTAGAGTTCTTGCTCTAA
- the LOC127811807 gene encoding LOW QUALITY PROTEIN: ARF guanine-nucleotide exchange factor GNOM-like (The sequence of the model RefSeq protein was modified relative to this genomic sequence to represent the inferred CDS: deleted 1 base in 1 codon), producing the protein MGFLNQQHGGNTVIGESKYSSTAHYRSGLACMVNSEIGAVLAVMRRNVRWGIRYTTDDDQFEHSLIQSFKELRKQIFSWQNQWHTISPVLYLQPFLDVIKSDETGAPITGVALSSVYKFLSLEILDIDTVNVDDALHQVVDAVTSCRFEVTDPGSEEVVLMKILQVLLACMKNKASVKLSNQHVCNIVNTCFRVVHQASSKGELLQRIARHTMHELVRCIFSHLRDIANVKHAPSQGGRSYTKKEVSALDEDCSLESKQLDNGSMGLENNSQPPPVEVTSNDCSGVLVGKMDECKTEVGQEEDAENGGHVMMEPYGIPCMVEILHFLCSLLNVMDHVEIGLGPNPIAYDEDVPLFALGLINSAIELGGASIGDHPKLLSLIQDELFHNLMQFGLSMSPLILSTVCSIVHNLYHHLRTKLKLQLEAFFSCVLLRIAKGKHGASYQQQEVAMETLVDLCRQQEFVSEMYANFDCDISCSNVFEDLANLLSKSAFPVNGPLSAMHTLALDGLIAMIQGMASRVGNVSLPPEQASLDLEEYKPFWMVKCESYNNSGHWVAFLRKMKYIKRRLMVGADHFNRDPKKGLEFLQGIHLLPDKLDPKSVACFFRYTTGLDKNLVGDYLGNHDEFCIQVLHEFARTFDFQDMTLDTALRVFLETFRLPGESQKIQRVLEAFAERYYEQSPHILANKDAALLLSYSLILLNTDQHNAQVKKKMTEDDFIRNNRRINGGSDLPREYLSELYRSICENEIRMTPEEGAGFPVTIPSNWISLMHKMKQAAPFVICASGAHLDYDMFAILSGPTIAAISVVFDNVEQEDILQSCIEGFLAIAKIAACYHLDDVLNDLVVSLCKFTTLLHPLPAEETLLAFGNDNKARMATGAVFAIANRYGDFIRSGWKNILDCILSLHKLGFLPTRLVSDAADELEPSSELERGRLATSSGPAARILSTAHSRKSSGLMGRFSQLLYLDSEEPASQPSEEELAAHQRILQMIQDCHIDSIFAESKFLQAESLLQLSQALILAAGRRRKGNNFLEDENIAVFSLELLIAVALNNRDRIMLLWQGIYEHIASVVQSIVMPCALVEKAVFGLLRICQRLLPYKEDLTDELLKSLQLILKLDARVADAYCEHITQEVMRLVKANAMQIRSHIGWRTITSLLSITARHPEASETGFETLSFIMSGGAHLLPANYVLCVNAARQFAESRVGHVERSIRSLDLMAGSIVCLSKWSCKTKEASGEEAMKMYQDIGEMWLRLVQGLKKVCLDQREEVRNHAILSLQQSFTAIDGIYLPIELWFQCFDLVIFALLDDLLEIAQENSPKDYRNMEGSLALSIKLLLKVFLQFMHDLYQSASFCKLWLGVLNRMEKYMKVKFRGKRGEKIHELVPELLKNALLVMKARGILVPSDVSEDSFWQLTWLHVKKISASLQVEVFPGNELEQLQVKQIQTGGTPVSDENIVVPSGQTTV; encoded by the exons ATGGGGTTCTTAAATCAGCAGCATGGAGGCAATACAGTGATTGGAGAATCCAAGTACTCTTCTACTGCACACTACAGAAGTGGTCTAGCATGTATGGTGAATTCAGAAATAGGTGCTGTTTTGGCTGTGATGAGGAGAAATGTAAGATGGGGGATTCGTTATACAACAGATGATGATCAGTTTGAGCATTCTCTTATCCAATCTTTTAAGGAACTACGGAAGCAAATTTTCTCATGGCAAAATCAGTGGCATACTATCAGCCCAGTCCTGTACCTGCAGCCTTTTCTGGATGTTATTAAATCTGATGAAACTGGTGCACCAATCACTGGTGTTGCTCTTTCATCAGTTTACAAATTTTTATCTCTTGAGATACTTGACATAGATACTGTGAATGTAGATGATGCTTTACATCAGGTAGTAGATGCTGTCACAAGCTGCCGGTTTGAGGTCACTGATCCTGGCTCTGAAGAAGTGGTACTGATGAAGATACTTCAGGTTCTCCTGGCTTGCATGAAAAATAAGGCATCAGTAAAATTGAGTAACCAGCACGTGTGCAACATAGTGAACACCTGTTTTCGTGTGGTCCATCAAGCAAGCTCTAAAGGTGAATTGTTACAAAGGATAGCACGCCATACTATGCATGAACTGGTCAGGTGCATTTTTTCACACCTGCGTGATATTGCCAATGTAAAACATGCACCATCCCAAGGAGGGAGATCATACACTAAGAAGGAG GTTAGTGCACTCGATGAGGATTGCTCTTTGGAAAGTAAACAACTAGATAATGGGTCTATGGGTTTGGAAAATAATAGTCAACCACCTCCAGTTGAAGTTACTTCAAATGATTGCTCTGGTGTATTGGTAGGCAAGATGGATGAATGTAAAACTGAGGTTGGTCAGGAGGAGGATGCTGAAAATGGAGGGCATGTTATGATGGAGCCTTATGGGATCCCGTGCATGGTGGAGATACTCCACTTCCTTTGTTCTCTTTTGAATGTCATGGATCACGTTGAAATTGGTTTGGGGCCAAATCCTATAGCATATGATGAAGATGTTCCTCTCTTTGCATTGGGTCTAATCAATTCTGCCATTGAATTGGGTGGGGCATCTATTGGTGATCACCCTAAGTTACTGTCCTTGATACAGGATGAACTGTTCCATAATCTGATGCAGTTTGGGCTGTCTATGAGTCCATTGATTCTTTCAACTGTGTGTAGCATTGTCCATAATTTGTATCATCATCTTCGTACCAAGCTGAAACTACAGCTCGAAGCCTTTTTCTCTTGTGTGCTCTTGAGGATTGCA AAAGGCAAACATGGAGCATCATACCAACAGCAGGAGGTTGCTATGGAAACGCTTGTAGATCTGTGCAGGCAGCAAGAATTTGTGTCTGAGATGTATGCAAACTTTGACTGTGACATATCCTGCAGCAATGTGTTTGAGGACCTTGCCAACCTATTATCCAAAAGTGCATTTCCAGTGAATGGCCCACTATCTGCAATGCATACCCTTGCTTTGGATGGTCTCATTGCCATGATTCAAGGTATGGCCAGCAGGGTTGGCAATGTATCTCTGCCTCCCGAACAAGCTTCATTGGATCTTGAGGAATATAAGCCATTCTGGATGGTCAAATGTGAGAGCTATAACAACTCTGGTCACTGGGTTGCATTTCTCCGTAAGATGAAGTACATCAAGAGAAGGTTGATGGTTGGAGCAGATCACTTCAACCGGGATCCAAAGAAGGGTCTAGAGTTCCTCCAAGGAATACATCTGTTGCCTGATAAACTTGATCCCAAAAGTGTAGCGTGCTTCTTCAGATACACCACTGGGTTGGATAAGAACCTTGTTGGAGATTACCTGGGAAATCATGATGAATTCTGTATTCAAGTGCTCCATGAATTTGCTAGGACATTTGATTTCCAGGACATGACTTTGGATACTGCATTGCGTGTTTTTTTGGAAACTTTTCGGTTGCCTGGAGAGTCACAGAAGATACAGCGGGTACTGGAGGCTTTTGCAGAAAGATATTATGAGCAATCTCCACACATTCTGGCCAACAAAGATGCTGCACTCTTGTTGTCATATTCACTCATATTGCTCAACACTGATCAACACAATGCACAGgtcaagaagaagatgactgaAGATGATTTTATCCGTAATAATCGAAGAATAAATGGAGGCAGTGATCTCCCTCGAGAATATCTCTCCGAATTGTATCGCTCGATCTGTGAGAATGAGATCCGGATGACCCCAGAGGAAGGTGCTGGTTTTCCAGTTACGATACCCAGCAATTGGATTAGTCTAATGCACAAAATGAAACAAGCTGCGCCTTTTGTCATCTGTGCTTCCGGAGCACACCTTGACTATGATATGTTTGCTATCTTGTCAGGTCCCACAATTGCTGCAATCTCAGTGGTTTTTGATAATGTGGAGCAGGAAGACATTTTGCAATCATGTATTGAAGGATTCTTGGCCATTGCTAAGATTGCGGCTTGTTATCATCTTGATGATGTTCTAAATGATCTGGTTGTGTCTCTTTGTAAGTTCACAACGCTCCTTCATCCTTTACCGGCAGAAGAAACTCTCCTTGCTTTTGGGAATGACAATAAAGCTAGGATGGCCACTGGCGCAGTTTTCGCCATAGCAAATAGATATGGTGATTTCATTCGTTCTGGTTGGAAAAACATCTTGGATTGCATTTTAAGCTTGCACAAGTTGGGCTTTCTTCCCACTCGTCTGGTCAGTGATGCAGCTGATGAGTTGGAACCTTCTTCTGAGTTGGAGCGAGGGAGGCTGGCTACAAGTTCTGGGCCAGCAGCTCGCATACTTTCAACTGCCCATTCTCGGAAATCATCTGGTCTGATGGGCCGCTTCAGCCAACTCTTGTATCTTGATTCAGAGGAACCTGCATCACAACCATCTGAAGAAGAACTCGCAGCTCATCAGCGCATTCTCCAAATGATTCAGGATTGCCACATTGACAGTATTTTTGCTGAAAGCAAGTTTCTGCAAGCTGAATCCCTATTGCAGCTTTCACAGGCCCTTATATTGGCTGCAGGACGACGGCGTAAAGGGAATAACTTCTTGGAAGATGAAAACATTGCAGTGTTTAGCTTGGAGTTACTTATTGCAGTTGCGCTTAATAACAGGGATAGGATTATGCTTCTTTGGCAGGGGATTTATGAGCACATAGCTAGTGTTGTCCAGTCAATTGTAATGCCTTGCGCTCTGGTTGAGAAGGCTGTATTTGGGCTCCTTAGGATATGCCAGCGGCTACTTCCTTACAAGGAAGACCTGACTGATGAGCTTCTAAAGTCGCTGCAACTTATATTGAAACTTGATGCTCGGGTTGCCGATGCATATTGCGAACACATCACGCAGGAAGTTATGCGCCTTGTGAAAGCAAATGCAATGCAGATAAGATCCCATATTGGATGGCGTACCATCACTTCCTTACTTTCTATTACAGCCCGACATCCGGAAGCATCTGAAACAGGGTTTGAGACTTTATCATTTATTATGAGTGGTGGAGCTCACCTGTTGCCCGCTAATTATGTACTTTGTGTGAATGCTGCTCGACAGTTTGCCGAATCTCGAGTTGGACATGTAGAAAGGTCTATCAGATCGTTAGATCTGATGGCAGGCTCTATTGTCTGCCTGTCCAAATGGTCTTGCAAGACGAAGGAAGCTTCTGGAGAGGAGGCTATGAAAATGTATCAGGATATTGGGGAGATGTGGCTGAGGCTGGTACAGGGACTGAAGAAAGTATGTTTGGATCAGAGAGAAGAAGTACGGAATCATGCTATTTTGTCGTTGCAGCAGAGCTTTACAGCAATAGACGGGATTTATCTTCCAATTGAGTTGTGGTTCCAGTGTTTTGACCTAGTCATATTTGCATTGCTTGATGACTTGCTGGAGATTGCACAGGAGAACTCTCCAAAGGACTACAGGAACATGGAAGGGTCGCTTGCTTTATCTATCAAACTCCTGTTGAAAGTGTTCTTACAGTTTATGCATGATCTGTATCAGTCAGCATCATTCTGCAAGCTATGGTTAGGGGTCCTTAATCGTATggagaaatacatgaaagtgaAATTCAGAGGGAAACGGGGTGAGAAGATCCATGAACTAGTCCCTGAGCTTCTCAAAAATGCTCTGCTTGTTATGAAGGCTAGGGGAATTCTTGTGCCAAGTGATGTTAGCGAGGATAGTTTCTGGCAACTGACTTGGCTGCATGTGAAGAAAATATCTGCATCTTTGCAAGTAGAAGTCTTCCCTGGAAATGAATTAGAGCAGTTGCAGGTGAAACAGATACAAACAGGGGGTACTCCTGTGTCCGATGAGAACATTGTTGTTCCATCGGGGCAGACCACAGTCTGA